CTCTGCTTCCTCATCCCCTGCTTCCTAATCCCCTGCTTCCTCTTCCTCTGCTTCCTCATCCCCTGCTTCCTCTTCCTCTGCTTCCTCTTCCTCTgcttcctcttcttcctcatCCTCTGCTTCCTCATCCCCTGCTTCCTCTTCCTCTGCTTCCTCATCCTCTGCTTCCTCTTCCTCTGCTTCATCTTCTTCCTCATCCTCTGcttccccttcctctgcttccTCTTGCTCTGCTTCCTCTTCCTCTGCTTCCTCTGCTTCCTCAACCTCTGCTTCCTCTTGCTCTGCTTCCTCTTCCTCTGCTTCCTCATCCTCTGCTTCCGCATCCTCTGCTTCTGCTTCCCCTTCTTTTGCTTCCTCTTCCTCTGTATCCTCTGCTTCCTCTTCCGCTTGCTCTGCTTCCTCTTGCTCTGCTTCCTCTTGCTCTGCTTCCTCTTCATCTGCTTCCTCTTCCTCTGCTTCCTCATCCTCTGCTTCTGCTTCCCCTTCTTCTGCTTCCTCTTCCTCTGTATCCTCTGCTTCCTCTTCCGCTTGCTCTGCTTCCTCTTGCTCTGCTTCCTCTTCCTCTGCTTCCTCTTGCTCTGCTTCCTCATCCTCTTCCTCTGTATCCTCTGCTTCCTCATCCTCTGCTTCCGCTTCCTCTGCCTCCTCTTCCTCTGCTTCCTCTTCCTCTGCTTCCTCTTGCTCTGCTTCCTCTTGCTCTGCTTCCTCATCCTCTGCTTCCTCATCCTCTGCTTCCGCATCCTCTGCTTCCGCATCCTCTGCTTCCGCATCCTCTGCTTCTGCTTCCCCTTCTTCTGCTTCCTCTTCCTCTGTATCCTCTGCTTCCTCTTCCGCTTCCTCTGCTTCCTCTTGCTCTGCTTCCTCTTGCTCTGCTTCCTCTTCATCTGCTTCCTCTTCCTCTGCTTCCTCATCCTCTGCTTCTGCTTCCCCTTCTTCTGCTTCCTCTTCCTCTGTATCTGCTTCCTCTTGCTCTGCTTCCTCTTCCTCTGCTTCCTCTTGCTCTGCTTCCTCATCCTCTTCCTCTGTATCCTCTGCTTCCTCATCCTCTGCTTCCGCTTCCTCTGCCTCCTCTTCCTCTGCTTCCTCTTCCTCTGCTTCCTCTTGCTCTGCTTCCTCTTGCTCTGCTTCCTCTTGCTCTACTTCCTCATCCTCTGCTTCCTCATCCTCTGCTTCCTCTTCCTCTGCTTCCTCATCCTCTGCTTCCGCATCCTCTGCTTCCGCATCCTCTGCTTCCGCATCCTCTGCTTCCGCATCCTCTGCTTTTGCTTCCCCTTCTTCTGCTTCCTCTTCCTCTGTATCCTCTGCTTCCTCTTCCGCTTCCTCTGCTTCCTCTTGCTCTGCTTCCTCTTGCTCTGCTTCCTCTTGCTCTGCTTCCTCTTGCTCTGCTTCCTCTTCATCTGCTTCCTCTTCCTCTGCTTCCTCATCCTCTGCTTCCTCCGCCATGATGTGGCGACCTCTGTTATTTACCATCGTTTGCGTCTTTGTTTTCCAGAACTCTGTGGAAGTAAAGCTGActctgtatatgtgtgtgtgtgtgtgtgtgtgcaggagaTCCATAAGAAGGTGATGTCTCTGCAGTTCAGCGAGTGCCACACTAAGATCCGGCACGTGGATGCTCACGCCACGCTAGGAGACggagtgtgtgtgcaggtgatgGGAGAGCTGTCCAACTGCGGCCGGCCCATGAGGAGGTTCATGCAGACGTTTGTGCTCGCGCCTgaggtgtgtgagtgtgtgtgagtgtgtgtgagtgtgtgtgagtgtgtgtgagtgtgtgtgagtgtgtgtgagtgagtgagtgagtgtgtgtgtgtgtgttctggagTTTCTTCAGAGTTTACATATAATCTGTGTGTGTAATGAGGTCATGTTCAGAAACAGGAAATGAAGTAAAGATATTGTCAGATAAGGAAACAGCAGAACACTAACATACCTCTGACAGACACATatagagttattacagttagtTCTGCTAATCTTACTTTAGTCCAACCAGAACGACGTCAGTCAGCCGTTACGATTCTCTGAGCGAGTCCTTACaaacagaggtgtgtgtgtgtgggcatgtttttgtgacatatgaggacacaaatgtgtataatgccatgggtatgacacaggtattacaggagagggtgaaatatgaggacattacccatggccccactttacaaaaggcttataaatcacacaggaggagttttttttttttttttaaatgtttcctgtgatgggtaggtttaggggctgtgtgtgtgtgtgtgtgatgggtaggtttaggggcagtgtaagtggatagaaaatacggtttgtacagtataaaaccattacgcctatggaatgtccccatatgtcacaaaaacaaacgtgtgtgtgtgtgaaggacaGAAGCAGGTGATCACACACTCATATCTCACCTTCTGCTTAGGCTTGTTAAGGGAACATCACCATTGAACACATTGTTATAATTTCTAACTATATTAAACATCATaatgattttgtgtgtgtgtgtgtgtcgcagGGCTCTGCTGTCAACAAGTTCTACGTGCACAATGACATCTTCCGCTATGAAGAGGAGGTGTTTGGAGACTCTGAGGCCGAGCTGGGAGGTAAACACACAACACTGGACCCTCGCATtacattgtgtgtgtttgtgtgtgtcgcTGTTAGAGCAAAAACACATCTGAAAAGTCACGACATTCAAAGTTCGGAGCGAAGGGAGATATTTTCTCTTTAAGAACTACAACAAACAgctggtagggactacaacgagctagtgacatcactaaccctaacaTTTGCATAACCCCGCCCCCAGGAACGTGGAGAAGATGACAACAGGAATTATGACCGTAACTTTATATAACCGTCTCATTCCGCATGTCGTGTCTTCCTCtggagtctctccatcattgtccgacTCCGGTTTGATCATTAAAGgctgaacagtgtgtgtgtgtgtgtgtgtgtgtgtgtgtgtgtgtgtgtaatcagAGCTGCTTGCATGAGCTCTTAAAGCTCCGCCCGCTTCCTAAAGGGaatgctcatttgcatttaaagggatacaaaAACGGCGTGTTTTTGCTTGTGCTCAAAAAGTGGCggttttaacatgctataaacatttatgtgtgtgtgagagagagagaggtaatCAGCGCTCCTGACATGaactcttgaagctccgccctcttcctAAAAGGaatgctcatttgcatttaaagggacacacaaaaacTCTGTTTTTGCTTGTGCTCAAAAAGtgattttaacatgctataaatatttatctgtgtgtgtgtgtgtgtgtgtgagagcagagtctgaagaagaggaggaggaggaggaggaggaggaagaggtagaggaggaggaggaggaggagcaggTGGACAGTCATGCTTCACCTGAGCCGGTGCAGGACCGTCCCAGCAGCACCACCTATTATGAGCCGCCAGCCCCCgtcaggtacacacacacacacacacacacacacacacacccacctcAGAGCTATCGCTGGCCTTACACCAGCTGTTAATGTTCTTAGTAATGGAGTGGAGCAGCAGGAGGAGGCGGTCCCTGAGGCAGAGCCAGAGTCCCAGCTGGAGGCCAATCAGGAGACAGAGGCGGAGCTTAACCCAGAGCCAGAGCTGCAGGTGGTGGAGGCGGAGCCTGAGGAGAAACTCCCAGAGAGAGGCTCCACCCCTGTCCCCGCACTGACCCCGCCCCCTCACACCCCAGAGCCACCCAAGGTACCGGTGTGTGTGTAGAGCTCTGTgttgactgtgtgtgtttgagtatgtgtgtgtgtgtagcgctgtgttgactgtgtgtgtttgagtatgtgtgtgtgtgtagagctctgtgttgactgtgtgtgtttgagtatgtgtgtgtgtgtagcgctGTGTTGACTGTGTGTGATGTCATCCGCAGGTGTTCTCATGGGCTCTGGTGACCAGTAAGAATCTTCCTCCGGCTGGGGTTTCTCCACACGGGCTGAGGCCGGCTCAGGTACAGCGGTTCCCCGGGGATATTTATAGATCATTTGAAGAAGTTTTATCACAATATTTCACAGTCAAGTGAAACTAACCCTAAAATCAGCATGTGACCTTTTATATTATGCAACGGTTATAcaataatttaacattttgaTTATATTTTAGACACACTTGTTTACCAACGgaaattgtaattaaattaccttttaaattaaaaatagtgaactaaaaaaaacatctcaAAGCATTGTTTGCCATTGTGAATCTATGAATGCCACTTCTATTTATGTAATGTGATTGGCAACAGCCCTGAccaatgctgtgtgtgtgtgtgtgtgtgtgtgtgtgtgtctcacagTCACGGGTGGAGGTCAGACAGGACAGTCAGTCACTACACAGAGATCAGCGGCGGGAGAGATCAGGCTTCCCTCCACGAGGACCCAGAggaggtgacacacacacacacactgccccataacctacccaacacacacacacacacacacacactgcccctaaacctacccatcacacacacacacacacacactgcccctaaacctacccatcacacacacacacacacactgcccctaaacctacccatcacacacacgcacgcacacacacacacacacacactgcctctaaacctacccatcacgcacacacacactctcactcactcactcactcacacacacacacacacacacacacacacacacacacacacacacacacacacacacacacacacgtgatcaGTAACAGGTTGATTGTGTGTCTGTTGTTGTTTGTCAGATGGCAGTGGCTCTGAGGCTGCGGGTGGGAGACAGTACATCAGTTTTAAGGGTGAGTTTCCTGTCATGTGATGCTCGGCCATCATTCATCCAAAAATAACACATGTAGCTCAGGAGtcaccaacgtgtgtgtgtgtgtgcaggtcgCGGCGACTTTGACTCCGGTGACGCTGAGGCCCGTCGGCCTTTCCGTTATCCAGACAGTCATCAGCTGTTCGTTGGAAATCTTCCTCATGACATCGACGAGGTGGAACTGAAGGAGTTCTTCATGAGTGAGAGCCGCTGACCTTTGACCTtgatgatgatgtgtgtgtgtgtttgtgtgtgtgtgtgtgtggtttcacGCTGCTTTTTTTCGCTCAGCGTTTGGGAACGTGATGGAGATGAGGATCAACACCAAAGCTGTCGGAGGGAAGCTGCCCAACTTCGGTTTTGTGGTGTTTGACGACCTGGAGCCGGTGCAAAGGATTCTGGGAGCGAAGGTGTGTGTCATTACCGCTCATGATTAACATCTGGGGCTTTTCATGGACAACACGATTTgggccagtgtcacgtgatttcagcagtttgacacgcgatgcaaatcatgaatcaatacgctgagtCCTAACCGTTTGAACcgttaaaatatcttaaactgtgtgtgaagatgaacggaggtcttacgggtgtggagcgacattagggagaggagttaatgacagacatttcatttctggctgaactaaccctttaagttcactgtttgagtctctgtactttactggagtattattttttctgtaaacttctgactttaacttcactccatctgaaagacaaatatcgtcctttttactccactactcAGGGTCCTGGGTCAGAAATGGTCTTCAGTGGTGGCTGACCAGACGTGGTTAtccacacgcgcgcacacacacacacacacacacacacacacacacacacacaccaacagtaaAAGTACCTACCCACATGATCTGTGAGCCCAATACTgacaataaatttaaaataaatgaattttttttaaatctaatttGTGATATCTCATTATGTATGAtgtcttgatgtttgtttctttagttccTCGTTTTTACACAGTTTGTGTAATTACTGATTAATTCTTTTGGCAACAATCATTAAAAAGtagcattaaaaatgttataatagTCTAATTCTCtaccatatacaatttaataaaattattggCTATCAATAACTTGCGTTGTTCTGGTTTCGCCTTATTCCAggctaaacttttttttttttttttactacatattatcaatataaatactcaaaataaatacatgaaaatacTGTGGATTATTAAGACTAGTTCTTACTAACCCCTCTTGTTTAATGGGGTAAGCACACTTGCGTTCTCGTGTCAGAGgtgttgtgagtaaatgatcacacaCCGATTCAAGAGTTCAGTGTTGGACAGATCAGTTCATTAAAAtgaatcggttcaaatgagtcattagttCGCGAATCAGACAAAAGCGGAAGTGTGATTccagactgttaaaacaacgcaaaagatttgtcatcacagaaaacacttcataaggatatttttcagtttatttgaaagTATGGTTTATGTCGGGTGCGTGTGCAAAACGTCTGTCAGAAGaggtgcgtttttttttttttagcacaatTCACATCCAGCAGTAATTCAGGGAAAAAAATGTGAGACTGCGGCCACcaaaaaattttcattgtaggaaaaaccctgctacatttctatcaaggtcctcgaagtcgaaagtcgtttctgtcgcagctttgaaagtcagtggatgatttttttcttcttctttttttgcagACAGCCTATCAGTAATCACTCTTGTAGGATCATATGAagtttcccaactttttttttaacgttGATCCGTTTATAGCAAAATGCAAGAAGACGTTTCCTCGGCGCAGTGTGTGCATGGGCAGACTTAGAAAGTGTGTTTCAGTTTTCTGAAAAGATTAAAGATTAGTTTCATTGGAATACACTTGATGCATGTcgtataaaatgtaaatatctgTAAAAGTCTTCTTTTGTTGCCTAACCTTGCCTAACTTTGAGTTGTGTTTCCTCCGCCGGCAGCCCATCATGTTCCGCGGGGAAGTGCGGCTGAATGTGGAGGAAAAGAAGACGCGAGCAGCCCGAGAGCGTGAGACCAGAGGCCCTTCGGACGGACGGCGAGGGCCCCGGGGCCCCGGGATGGGGCGGGGCCGAGGAGAAAGCCGCTTCACAGGCCCGCGTCGCTGAGCTTCGGCTCCATTAAACACAAACCAATCTCTCTTTGCTTTAGCTTTGGTTTTTCTCTCCGTGTCTCTGGCTTCTGGACTGTGACCGGCGGTCAAAGACTCCGAACTCACAAGGGGCGTCATTCGCGCTTTTCGTTTGATTTTTGTCACGATTTTGCTAAGAAGAACGGGAACTCTATAAGAACTTTTTTTTCCTATAGAGCAGTTGAATGTCACGAAGGGGTTTCCTCACGGAACAGATTTCTGCACATTTTATAACTTCATAAATCAGTGCTCCGtgtacaattatttattttcctagTCAATAAAACAGTGGTGGTGCCTTAACtcaatcgtgtgtgtgtgtgtgtgtgtgtgtgtgtgtgtgtgtgtgtgtgtgtgtgtgtgtgtgtgtgtgtgtgtgtgtgtgtgtgtgtgtgtgtgtgtgtgtgtgtgtgtgtgtgtgtgtgtgtgtgtgtgtgtgtgtgtgtgtgtgtgtgtgtgtgtgtgtgtgtgtgtgtgtgtcgcgtcaGGTCCCGGACACTCCATGTCCGAGGCCGAACTGGTCCTcatgttttttctgttttctcaACGTCTTTGCATGGCTGTTTGTGGGATATTTTCTCACCACACTGTCCGCCTGCATTCAGTTCTGGGTTCGGATTGGACTTCAGCAGGTTTTTGTTTGAATGTGTTTTCAACTTTCAATAAACTACTGGAATCTGCAGCAATGTCATTGCATTTCTCTGTGTTTTTGAGTGGTTGTTTAGATAAGTTTGAGCATTTGTCAACGTAATTGTCAATTAACGATGGTCAACGATGGTCAATTAACACACATCTGCGATATTTGCTATCCAAATCAACACGGCCGTCATCTTGGAACGTTCAACATGACGCTGTTCATAACTTACTAACGACTCATTGATAGATTTTCATAAAAAATGTCAGCAATGTGTATGATTTATATGCTGCACATTGCTGACATTTTTGATGAAAATGAAAAGGCCTTCAGGCGTGCCAATGtgttggtttgtgtttttacAACTCATAATGTAACGTAGATGATGCAGGAGCAAAACTAGGAAAAGGGATTAACGTTAACGTTAAGCCAGGATATCATctttatgcaaaatttagtacaccgctGTGTAATCGAAAGCACACTGACCCCAAGAACGATAACGAAATATAATATCTTAGTTTTGAGGCTGTTTGTTCTGATCTCGTTTGTTCTGACCGTTACAAAATGGCGGACAGACTGAGGCGATAAACTACGTTTATTCAGTATTAACAAGGTAAATATACAGTGTACTCTACtgaggaggggaaaaaaaggtttGATTTTGCTTCATATAAACTAGTTTGTCATCTACAGAGTGAATCGAGAAGAATCGTGTATTAATAATTTTTGTTGgcgtattttaaataaacaaagtaaTATTATACGAATATAATAATTACAATTTctgaatttttaaatatattttcactGTGTTCAATATTCACGAGCGTTATGTTTGTCGAATTAAACCAGTCCGTTATTTATTTGCACGTTTGACTCGTTTCTGacgtttgattgacagctcttTCTGCGCGCGCGTCGGTTTCTATGGCGACGGCGCCGTTATTTACGTGCTACGAAAAACAAACGACGGCGATGTGCTCTACTGACCGAATGAAAGCTCATACCGATCTTTAATCCGCATTAGTTGCGCTGACTCCCGTGTCCCGTGATGTATAAGTACGAGACTCTTGGCTGTCTGGGCTCCGGTAGCTACGGGACCGTGCTGAAGTGCCGCCACCGGGACACCGGCCGAACCGTCGCCGTGAAGAAGCTAATGGAGGAAGATGAGGCCGTGAGGAAGATCGTGCTGAGAGAAGTCAAAATGCTAAAGGTCAGTCACGTGTCTGATTATAAATTATAACCTTGCTGTTATATGTGTGTAAAGTTTAAGTATAACGTTACTTTATGTAGGAAGTGTACTAATGTGTGTAGTAGTAGTGGACTTGTATTTCAATACTGATTGAGACTAAACTGGCGCATTTGTAGTATATAAAGGATACCTTTAATTGTAATATAAGTGTAAAAGTTAAGAACTAACGTTAGTTCACAAATATCGTTACTACAAGTGAActttactgcaaaaaaatgcttttcttacttatttttatgttacttacaagtaattgtcttgttttgcgggggaaaaactcaaaatgaagagagtttttgcttaaaataagataaataatctgccaatggggtgagaaaaataatcttaattcaaacagaaaacaagattatttttctcaccccattggcagattatttattttattttaagcaaaaactcttcattttgagttatttcaaAACAAGACATTTGTACTTATCTAGTAACGTTAagttaaatgtttcttaatgtaacaatttttagatattttgactagatacaagacaaaaatataagaaaagcattttttgcagtgttaaaAGTTTGCTATTTTAATACTTAGCTTATTTTTAGTTTCTTAAAGTACACTTAGAAGTATACACTCAGTAAACTACTGTCCAATTATACGTGTACGTTTTCTTTAAGTTCAACACTGACACTATTGAActgaattaatttaatgattGATGAAATCtgttttctttataaatcaACATTTTCAAGCAATATCAGAAGACCGTATGTAAAACTGAATAAAGTATTTAATAGGCTGCTCAATCAAAAGAGTGAACACTACGAGCCCAGTGTTTCTTTATATCTCGATCAAAAGAGTgcaatttttattatatttctgagaagtacattaaaaaataatgaaaatatagtttcttatttttagtttaaaagatGTATTGAAGATTATGACTAAAAGCACACTTGAATAAACTTGTTTTTCGTAAGGAAAGAACTGTGAAAAGAACTTTCACAGTTTTAAAAACGCGAAAtcggtttaggggctgtgtgtgtgtgtgtgtgtgtgatgggtaggtttaggggacaggggcagtgtaaggggatagaaaatacgttttttacagtataaaaaacattacgcttatggaatgtccccacatttcacaaaaacaaacgtgtgtgtgttggcaGCAACTGAGGCATGAGAATCTGGTGAACCTGCTGGAGGTGTGGAAGTGGAGACGTCACTGGTATTTGGTGTTCGAGTTTGTGGAGCGGACAGTTCTGGACGAGCTTGAGCAGTTCCCATCCGGACTGGATCCGCACAGAGTCCGAAAGTATCTCTACCAGATCCTGAGGGCCGTTGGCTTCTGCCACCAGAACAACGTGAGCGTCTGGCCCTAACCTAACTCTAACATAAACCTACACCTAACCTAACTCTAGCCTAAACCTACACCTAACCTAACTctaaactaaccctaaacctacaccTAACCTAACTctaaactaaccctaaacctacaccTAACCTAACTCTAGCCTAAACCTACACCTAACCCTAATCTTAAACCTACACCTAACTCTAATCTAACTCTAAAATAACCCTAAACTAACCTTAAACCTATACCTAACTCTAGCCTAACCCTAAACTaaccttaaaggacaactccggcgaatttttaagtttatcttgatcattatatctttgtgagtacagtctatagaaaaaaaacgaaccggattggtgcttgcaacacggagttattacagataatgcccagagcccccccctcagctaaaacggcgcTTTGGGGCATGCGCGTAAAGGGTGTccttgtgcctcttaacagacacaaaatgcaattaaaatgtccgttcaacatgaacaggtccctcacacgacaacaagctgcgtttagccacttagccattgtttaaattcacctgttttagccggctagctgtgtctcgcgtTGAAGTCAgaagggggacagaaatgtcgtaataccatttttttttaccgatataatttattgcatctcttgcttttaattcggtaagatatcaaatacactgctgatcaataaccactaatatctataatatttttctcctATTCTTTATGCCAATTTTCTGATTGGTGTATGTACttcaaacacttgtgcattaagtatccatagattttatgcgatgtaaaaaaaatttgtaatatatatatatatatatatatatatatatatatatatatatatatatatatatatatatatatatatatatatataggcagcatttatttaataaaaacgacaataaattttattaaaagtgcgaaggaagaaaatacattatataaaaagtgcgggggacgaaaatacattttattaaaagtgtgggggacgaaaatacattttattaaaagtgtggaggacgaaaatacattttattataagtgtgggggacgaaaatacattttattaaaagtgtggaggacgaaaatacattttattataagtgtgggggacgaaaatacattttattataagtgcgggggacgaaaatacattttattaaaagtgtgggggacgaaaatacattttattaaaagtgtgggggacgaaaatacattttattaaaagtgcgggggacgaaaatacattttattaaaagtgcgggggacgaaaatacattttattaaaagtgtgggggacgaaaatacattatataaaaagtgcgggggacgaaaatacattttattaaaagtgtgggggacgaaaatacattttattaaaagtgcgggggacgaaaatacattttattataagtgcgggggacgaaaatacattatataaaaagtgcgggggacgaaaatacattatataaaaagtgcgggggacaaaaataaattttattaaaagtgcgggggacgaaaatacattttattaaaagtgtgggggacgaaaatacattatataaaaagtgcgggggacgaaaatacattttatcaaaagtgcgggggacgaaaatacattatataaaaagtgcgggggacaaaaataaattttattaaaagtgcgggggacgaaaataaattttattaaaagtgcgggggacgaaaatacattatataaaaagtgtgggggacaaaaataaattttattaaaagtgcgggggacgaaaatacattatataaaaagtgcgggggacgaaaatacattttattaaaagtgtgggggacgaaaatacattatataaaaagtgcgggggacgaaaatacattatataaaaagtgcgggggacgaaaatacattttattaaaagtgcgggggacgaaaatacattttattaaaagtgtgggggacgaaaatacattttattaaaagtgcgggggacgaaaatacattatataaaaagtgcgggggacgaaaatacattttattaaaagtgcgggggacgaaaatacattttattaaaagtgtgggggacgaaaatacattttattaaaagtgcgggggacgaaaatacattatataaaaagttcgggggacgaaaatacattttattaaaagtgcgggggacgaaaatacattatataaaaagttcgggggacgaaaatacattttattaaaagtgcgggggacgaaaatacattatataaaaagttcgggggacgaaaatacattatataaaaagtttgggggacgaaaatacattatataaaaagttcgggggacgaaaatacattttattaaaagtgcgggggacgaaaatacattttattaaaagtgcgggggacgaaaatacattttattaaaagtgcgggggacgaaaatacattttattataagtgtggaggacgaaaatacattttattataagtgcgggggacgaaaatacattttattaaaagtgcgggggacgaaaatacattatataaaaagttcgggggacgaaaatacattatataaaaagttcgggggacgaaaatacattttattaaaagtgcgggggacgaaaatacattttattaaaagtgcgggggacgaaaatacattttattaaaagtgcgggggacgaaaatacattttattaaaagtgcg
This region of Pseudorasbora parva isolate DD20220531a chromosome 6, ASM2467924v1, whole genome shotgun sequence genomic DNA includes:
- the LOC137079107 gene encoding uncharacterized protein, coding for MVNNRGRHIMAEEAEDEEAEEEEADEEEAEQEEAEQEEAEQEEAEQEEAEEAEEEAEDTEEEEAEEGEAKAEDAEAEDAEAEDAEAEDAEAEDEEAEEEEAEDEEAEDEEVEQEEAEQEEAEQEEAEEEEAEEEEAEEAEAEDEEAEDTEEEDEEAEQEEAEEEEAEQEEADTEEEEAEEGEAEAEDEEAEEEEADEEEAEQEEAEQEEAEEAEEEAEDTEEEEAEEGEAEAEDAEAEDAEAEDAEAEDEEAEDEEAEQEEAEQEEAEEEEAEEEEAEEAEAEDEEAEDTEEEDEEAEQEEAEEEEAEQEEAEQAEEEAEDTEEEEAEEGEAEAEDEEAEEEEADEEEAEQEEAEQEEAEQAEEEAEDTEEEEAKEGEAEAEDAEAEDEEAEEEEAEQEEAEVEEAEEAEEEEAEQEEAEEGEAEDEEEDEAEEEEAEDEEAEEEEAGDEEAEDEEEEEAEEEEAEEEEAGDEEAEEEEAGD
- the g3bp2b gene encoding ras GTPase-activating protein-binding protein 2; this translates as MVMEKPSPLLVGREFVRQYYTLLNKAPDYLHRFYGRNSSYVHGGLDGNGKPEEAVIGQAEIHKKVMSLQFSECHTKIRHVDAHATLGDGVCVQVMGELSNCGRPMRRFMQTFVLAPEGSAVNKFYVHNDIFRYEEEVFGDSEAELGESEEEEEEEEEEEEVEEEEEEEQVDSHASPEPVQDRPSSTTYYEPPAPVSNGVEQQEEAVPEAEPESQLEANQETEAELNPEPELQVVEAEPEEKLPERGSTPVPALTPPPHTPEPPKVFSWALVTSKNLPPAGVSPHGLRPAQSRVEVRQDSQSLHRDQRRERSGFPPRGPRGDGSGSEAAGGRQYISFKGRGDFDSGDAEARRPFRYPDSHQLFVGNLPHDIDEVELKEFFMTFGNVMEMRINTKAVGGKLPNFGFVVFDDLEPVQRILGAKPIMFRGEVRLNVEEKKTRAARERETRGPSDGRRGPRGPGMGRGRGESRFTGPRR